One stretch of Planococcus sp. PAMC 21323 DNA includes these proteins:
- the deoB gene encoding phosphopentomutase has product MTTNPFKRIHLVVLDSVGIGEAPDAEDYGDKGSDTLGHIAETVGGLKMPNMENLGLGNIVPVKGLAKIDSPAAYYGKLQEASVGKDTMTGHWEIMGLNIDTPFKVYPNGFPEELIKQLEEKTGRKVIGNKPASGTEILDELGQQHMDTGAIIVYTSADPVLQIAAHEEIVPLEELYRICEIARELTLEPEYLVGRIIARPFLGEPGAFKRTSNRHDYALAPFDRTVMNELKDGGKDVIAIGKIDDIYNGAGVTKAIRTKDNMDGMDKLVKVVEEDFNGLSFLNLVDFDALYGHRRNPQGYGDALEAFDARLPEVLEKMQQDDLLIITADHGNDPTFPGTDHTREYVPLLAYSPRFNGGKELETGKTFADIGATIAENFSVEMPKFGKSFLSRINQ; this is encoded by the coding sequence ATGACGACCAACCCATTTAAACGTATACATTTAGTTGTACTAGACTCTGTAGGTATTGGAGAAGCACCAGACGCTGAAGATTATGGCGATAAAGGGTCAGATACACTTGGACATATTGCAGAAACAGTAGGCGGGCTAAAAATGCCGAATATGGAGAATTTAGGCCTTGGCAACATCGTGCCTGTGAAAGGGCTTGCAAAAATAGATTCACCGGCTGCATATTATGGCAAGTTACAAGAAGCTTCAGTAGGAAAAGACACTATGACTGGACATTGGGAGATTATGGGCTTGAACATTGACACCCCATTTAAAGTTTATCCAAACGGTTTCCCAGAAGAATTAATAAAGCAACTTGAAGAAAAAACTGGTCGTAAAGTAATCGGCAATAAACCAGCGAGTGGGACTGAAATTCTTGACGAACTTGGTCAACAGCATATGGATACAGGTGCAATTATTGTTTATACATCTGCAGATCCGGTTTTACAAATCGCAGCTCACGAAGAAATTGTTCCTTTAGAAGAATTGTATCGTATTTGTGAAATTGCTCGTGAATTAACATTAGAACCTGAATATTTAGTAGGGCGTATTATTGCACGTCCATTTCTTGGAGAGCCTGGAGCGTTTAAGCGGACTTCAAATCGACATGACTATGCACTAGCGCCATTTGATCGTACAGTTATGAACGAATTAAAAGACGGTGGAAAAGACGTTATTGCTATCGGGAAAATAGATGATATTTATAACGGTGCAGGCGTCACAAAAGCTATTCGTACAAAAGACAATATGGATGGAATGGATAAACTTGTTAAAGTTGTTGAAGAAGATTTTAATGGATTAAGCTTTTTGAACTTAGTAGATTTTGATGCACTTTATGGTCATAGAAGAAATCCTCAAGGATATGGAGATGCCTTAGAAGCATTTGATGCTCGACTTCCAGAAGTATTGGAGAAAATGCAGCAAGATGATTTGTTAATCATTACTGCTGATCACGGTAACGATCCGACATTCCCAGGGACAGACCATACACGTGAATATGTGCCGCTTTTAGCATATTCACCACGTTTCAATGGAGGAAAAGAATTAGAAACAGGTAAAACTTTTGCTGATATCGGTGCTACTATTGCTGAAAACTTCTCAGTAGAAATGCCTAAATTCGGCAAAAGCTTTCTATCTCGCATTAATCAATAA
- a CDS encoding pyrimidine-nucleoside phosphorylase — MRMVDVIEKKRDGNELTTEEIKFVITGYTKGDIADYQMSAFLMAVYFQNMTERERADLTMAMAESGDQIDLSAIEGIKVDKHSTGGVGDTTTLVLGPLVAACGVPVAKMSGRGLGHTGGTIDKLEAIEGFHVELSTEDFIKQVNDHKLAVIGQSGNLTPADKKMYALRDVTGTVNSIPLIASSIMSKKIAAGADAIVLDVKTGEGAFMKTPEDAKELAHAMVGIGNATGRKTMAIISDMSQPLGFAIGNALEVKEAIETLQGNGPEDLTELCMVLGSQMVVVGGKAETLEEARTMLENVIENGQALKMFKQFIKDQGGNPAVVDDVTLLPQAKFVTEVPSKEEGYISFMEADEIGTAAMVLGAGRATKESEIDLAVGIVLRKKVGDFVKEGESIATIYSNTEELAECSKMIYNSIEYTSKPVEKIKLISALITD, encoded by the coding sequence ATGAGAATGGTAGATGTAATTGAAAAGAAAAGAGATGGCAATGAGTTAACGACAGAAGAAATTAAATTCGTTATCACAGGATATACAAAGGGCGATATTGCTGATTACCAAATGAGTGCTTTCCTCATGGCGGTATATTTTCAAAACATGACAGAGCGTGAACGTGCAGATTTAACAATGGCGATGGCAGAGTCGGGCGACCAAATCGACTTGTCAGCAATCGAAGGCATTAAAGTAGACAAACATTCTACCGGTGGCGTGGGCGACACGACTACTTTAGTGTTAGGTCCTTTAGTTGCTGCATGCGGTGTTCCCGTTGCAAAAATGAGTGGGCGCGGACTTGGGCATACGGGTGGAACGATAGACAAATTAGAGGCAATCGAAGGTTTCCATGTTGAACTTTCAACAGAAGATTTCATCAAACAAGTAAATGATCATAAGTTAGCGGTAATAGGTCAAAGTGGCAACTTAACTCCGGCGGATAAAAAAATGTATGCACTGCGTGATGTGACAGGAACGGTTAATAGCATTCCATTAATTGCAAGCTCGATTATGAGTAAAAAAATTGCGGCAGGAGCAGATGCAATCGTTTTAGATGTTAAAACGGGCGAAGGTGCATTTATGAAAACGCCTGAAGACGCTAAAGAACTAGCACATGCTATGGTCGGCATCGGCAATGCAACAGGTAGAAAAACGATGGCGATTATTTCCGACATGAGCCAACCTCTTGGGTTTGCTATTGGAAACGCATTAGAAGTTAAAGAAGCGATTGAAACTTTACAAGGTAATGGTCCAGAAGATTTAACAGAATTGTGCATGGTTCTTGGTAGCCAGATGGTTGTTGTTGGTGGAAAAGCAGAAACACTTGAAGAAGCACGAACGATGTTAGAAAACGTAATTGAAAATGGACAAGCTTTAAAAATGTTCAAACAATTCATTAAAGACCAAGGTGGAAATCCAGCTGTAGTAGATGATGTCACATTATTGCCACAAGCTAAATTTGTAACAGAGGTTCCTTCAAAAGAAGAAGGATATATTTCATTTATGGAAGCGGATGAAATTGGAACAGCTGCAATGGTACTTGGTGCAGGACGTGCAACAAAAGAGTCGGAAATCGATTTAGCTGTTGGAATCGTTCTTCGTAAAAAAGTGGGAGACTTCGTAAAAGAGGGTGAGTCAATCGCAACCATCTACTCGAATACAGAAGAGCTCGCAGAATGTTCTAAAATGATATATAATAGTATTGAATATACAAGTAAACCGGTTGAGAAAATCAAACTAATTTCAGCTTTGATAACCGATTAA